Within the Ochrobactrum vermis genome, the region CTGGAGGAGTTAATGATTGATTGCAAAATTCAATAAAATTTTAACCAAGTAATATTCCCCCTATTCACAAGGAGGGTATGTGCTGAACTCCCGGCAAAGACAAAAAACAAAAAAGCCCGGCTAAAACCGGGCCTTTTTAAAAGAAAGAGAAGTAAAGCTTATGCGGCTTCTACTTCATCATCGTCGAGGTCAGCTTCAGCGTCGGCCTTGCCACGCTTCGGTCCCTTGGCGAGGTTTGCTTCAATCAGACGAACAGCTTCGGTTTCAGAAAGCTTGTTCACGGCAGCGATTTCGCGCGCCATACGATCAAGGGCAGCTTCATAGAGCTGACGCTCGGAATAGGACTGTTCCGGCTGGTTCTCAGCGCGGAAAAGATCGCGAACGACTTCCGAGATCGAGATCAGATCGCCGGAATTGATCTTTGCATCATATTCCTGGGCGCGACGCGACCACATGGTGCGCTTCACACGTGCGCGGCCCTGTACGACCTTCAAAGCACGCTCAACATAGTCGGTCTCCGACAGCTTGCGCATACCGATGGTAGCGGCCTTGGCAACCGGCACCTTCAGGCGCATCTTGTCTTTTTCGAAATCGATCACGAAAAGCTCGAGCTTGTGACCTGCCACTTCCTGCTCTTCGATGGTGACGATCTGGCCGACGCCATGAGCCGGATATACGATGGCCTCACCGGCCTTGAAACCGCCACGCGCTACTGGAGACTTTTTCTGCTGGGATGACATACGCTTCAATACTCCCTGTTGTGCCCGGCGCGACCCGCCGGTTGACACATGATGTTCGACCGCGCTCCGGAGAAATGAAGCACGGAAGTTGGTTATCGGCTTGGAACTGAAAACGTATCTGACGGCAAAACTAACCGACCGGGTGTACGGTGAGGGGGACGACGCCAAATCGCAATCATCTTCCCCGGTGCCATTCAGCCCGGTACTAAAGATCAGCCCTTTCAGAGATTAACGCATAGCGCCACGAATTGACGTCCAGTCACCGAAATTATTGAAGCAACCTAACACAATTTCGCGAAAGAATCAACAAATTGCCAAATATGTCGCATCTGGCAACTCAACACGCCTAAAAGATAGGCGTTTTCCCGTGATTTCATTCGTCTTTTGCCCCTGTATTGCAGAAAAAGCAAGTGATAAACCCTGCAATCCTGCAAGGTTCGACAACCTGACAGTTTTAGCAGGCAAAACCTGCATGTTCCAGAAGCGCAAAGCCTTCTGAAACAGGGACATACTTATACAATACCGTCTACACCATGTCAGCCTGGCAGTACTTCCTGCAATACTGATCCGCTATTAGTCGCCGCTACCTGGTTCCGCTGAGAAATACTTGTCCAGCTTGCCAGCAACGCCGTCCATTTCCTTGGCTTCCGGCAGGGCGTCCTTCTTCGCGGTAATATTGGGCCATTTTGCCGCATATTCCGTATTCAGTTCCAGCCACTTGTCGAGGCCCGGCTCAGTGTCGGGGCTAATCGCCTCGGCAGGGCATTCCGGTTCACATACGCCACAGTCGATGCACTCGTCAGGATTGATGACGAGCATGTTTTCGCCTTCGTAGAAGCAATCGACCGGACAGACCTCGACGCAGTCCGTATATTTGCAGCGAATGCAATTATCGGTCACGACATACGTCATCGTCGAACTCCTGTTGCCGCCCGAATACCTGAAAAGGCAGCTTATCTATCCTACAGCTTTGCGCCGATACTCCGGCAAGCCGACAATCGGCTCGGGGCTCTGGAATATCTCGCCACGAAGTCACTGTGCACGGAAATGGTTGCGGGTCTCAGCCCATGCCCTTTTATGACACTGCGTGAGGTAACGATTTTATCCTGCCATGACAAGGGTACAAACGCCGCAATGTCTCGAAGTCACGCACATCTGAAACAGCATTTCGTTTGAGGGGTTTCGCGTGGAAAAGGCTTTCGCCGGAACGGTTTGA harbors:
- the fdxA gene encoding ferredoxin FdxA, with the translated sequence MTYVVTDNCIRCKYTDCVEVCPVDCFYEGENMLVINPDECIDCGVCEPECPAEAISPDTEPGLDKWLELNTEYAAKWPNITAKKDALPEAKEMDGVAGKLDKYFSAEPGSGD
- a CDS encoding CarD family transcriptional regulator, with translation MSSQQKKSPVARGGFKAGEAIVYPAHGVGQIVTIEEQEVAGHKLELFVIDFEKDKMRLKVPVAKAATIGMRKLSETDYVERALKVVQGRARVKRTMWSRRAQEYDAKINSGDLISISEVVRDLFRAENQPEQSYSERQLYEAALDRMAREIAAVNKLSETEAVRLIEANLAKGPKRGKADAEADLDDDEVEAA